DNA sequence from the Devosia lacusdianchii genome:
GCTTGCCAATGGCCGATATCGCCCATTCCGAACTATCCCCCGCCGGCCAGACCCTGCTGCAGCATTACCGCGGGCAGGTGCTGACGCGCCGGATCTATTCGGTGCTGATCGTGGTGGGAGTCATCGTCGCTCTCGGCCTGGCGATGAGCTACGCCAATGCCGCCAATTCGGGGAAGTTCTTCGAGCGCCTCCCCTTCATGTTCGACTTCATCAAGAACTTCGTGCCCAACGATCCCTTCGAGATCTTCCGGGCCATGCTCGATATCGAGTCGCCCTATTATGACGGCAGCCAGAAGTTCGACTACACGTCCGAGCGGTTCTATCTGACCGATCGCCTCTACATCCCCAATTACATCTACCAGCTCGTCATCACCGTAAACATCGCCATCGTCTCGACTATTATCGGCGGGTCGCTGGCCTTCTGCCTGTGCTTCTTCGCTGCCACGAACCTGGTTGGCGCGGGTGCTGTGCGCTGGATCATGCGCCGCATCATGGAAGTCATGCGCGCCTTCCCTGAGATTGTGATCGCCGGTCTTTTGACGGCTATCCTCTCCATCGGCCCGATCGCCGCCATCGCGGCCGTGTCGCTGCATACGATCGGCGCGCTGGGCAAGCTGTTCTTCGAAGTGGTCGAAAATGCCGACATGAAGCCCGATGAGGGGCTGCGTTCGGTGGGCGCTACCTGGCTCGAGCGCGTGCGCTTCGCCATCGTGCCGCAGGTCATGCCCAACTTCGTCAGCTATGCGCTGCTGCGCATGGAGATCAATGTCCGCGCTTCCACCATTATCGGTGCGGTGGGCGGCGGCGGCATCGGCGAGGCCTTTCGCATGTCCATCGGGCGCGACCATGCGGCCAAGACCTATGCGATCATCATCCTGCTGCTGGTGACCATTATCGTCATCGACCAGTTCTCGGGCTGGCTGCGCACGCGGCTGGTGGGCAGGCAGAGCTTCGAACTGGCCCGGGGAGCCGCGTGATGAGCATTTCCGTTGCCGAGCGCAATCGCCTGCACGCCAAGTATCCCGAGGTCTTCCGGCAGAACGTCTTCCAGCGCTGGGGCCTGCCCCTCGGCCTGGGCGCAGCGGCGCTCTACCTGGTCTTCTGCTGGTTCTTCTTCAATGTCGGCCCGGCCATCCAGAACGGCAAATGGGACCGCGCCGCGATCTATCTGCAGGACTGGTTCTCCTGGCGCGCCACGCCGCGTCTGCGCTTTGGCGAGGATGGCACCATTACCCCGCAATGGTCGAGCCGCGGGCAATACCCCAAGGACGCGACCATCGATTGGCTGGTGCCCAATGCCGATGGCAGCATGACCGTCACCTTTGGTGGCGACGACCGGCTGGACATCACGACATCCGAGGTCAACGTCACCGTCGATGGCCAGACCTATCCGGTCGCCATTACCCCCGATGCGGCTCTGGCTTCTGCCGATGCGGCGGGCGCGATCGTGCAGGACGGACAGAAGGTGCTGGTTGACTATGGCTTTGCCGGCCAGGCCGAAATCCGCGACAACCAGGTCTATGTGCAGCGCCGTTTCCTCGGCTGGGCCAACTTCCTCTACGACCCGACTTCGCCGCTCTGGGGCAACGACCTGTTTAGCAGCATCGGCTTGATGTTCAGCGGCGACCGCGTCAACCCGGACATGTCCAACGCGCAGTTCGTGCTGCATCAGTGGCTGAACAACCAGGCCTGGCAGCATGGCGATATCCTGACCAAGCTGTTGCAGACACTGGTCATGGCCTTTGTCGGTACGCTGTTCGCGACACTGCTCGCCTTCCCACTGGCCTTTATCGCCGCGCGTAACATCACGCCCAACCGGCCGGCCAATTGGCTGATGAAGCGCTTCTTCGATTTCATCCGCTCAGTCGATATGCTGATCTGGGCGCTGTTCTTCACCCGTGGCTTCGGCCCCGGACCGATACCCGGCATCGCGGCCATTTTCTTCACCGACACTGGCGCCCTGGGCAAGGTCTATGCGGAGGCGCTAGAAAACGTCGACGACAAGCAGCGTGAAGGCATGAAGTCAGTGGGCGCCAGCCCGGCTGCCGTCAATCGTTATGGCGTTGTGCCGCAGGTGCTGCCGGTCTTCGTGTCGCAGTCGCTCTATTTCTGGGAAAGCAATACGCGTTCGGCGACGGTGATCGGTGCGGTGGGGGCGGGCGGTATCGGTCTCAAGCTGCTGGAGGCGATGGGCACCAACTCCGACTGGGACAAGGTTGCCTATATGGTGCTGCTGATCCTGGGCGTAGTGTTCGTGTTCGACAACATCTCCAATGCCATCCGGTCGCGGTTGATCGGGCCTGCCGCGCATTGATGCGAACCTCTTACCTCGCCCCTCTGGGGAGGGGTAAGAGAGCTACAGCTGCTTCTCCGCCAGCTCCCTGAACGCGTCTGGTACCGAGCGTGGCGCTTCCAGTATCACCGATCCATAGCCGATGGCATCCCAGCCGAAGCGGTTGCGGACCTTGTCCATGGCCCCATCGGCCTGGCGCCGCGCCGCACCTGTGCGGGTGCCGGGGCGGCGCGCATCCTCGGCGCCGCCTAGCGTAAACTCGAACTGCATGGCCCGGTCGGGCACGAGATGCGATACCGAAATGGCGAGCAGGGAGATGTCGCGTTCGTGCGGAAACTCCTGGCGCACGCCTCGCACCAGCTCCTCAGCGACTTCCGCGATGGTGGTGGTTGCCGAGATCGGCGCTCCGAGCGTCATGGCCCGGGTCACCGCACGCATATCGGCGAAACGCACGCGAGTGGTGATCGTCCGGCCAGACCATTCTTTGCCGCGCAGTCGCGAGCCGATGCGGTCGGCCAGGAGCCGCAGGGTAGGGCGGAACACCTGTTCGCGGAACGGCCTGCGTCCCAGCGCCGACTGCGCTCCCGCCGAGCGGGCCCGATGGTCGGTGACGATGGCGCGCGGATCGCGGTTCCAGGCGAGCGCAAACAGCTTCTCGCCGGCGGCATGGCCAAGCAGGCGTTCCAGCGAACCGCCGGTCGTCTGCGCCAACTGGCCGATGGTCACCACGCCCTCCTCGGCCAGCTTGGCCTTGGTGACCGGCCCGACACCCCACATCAACTCCACCGGCAATTCGTGCAAAAATTCCAGCTCGCGGGCCGGGTCGATCACGACCATGCCGTCGGGTTTGGCGACTTGCGAGCCAATCTTGGCCAAATGCTTGGTACGCGCCACCCCCACCGATATCGGCAGGCCGAGTTCATCGCGCACGCGGCGGCGGATGGCGATGGCTATGGTCTCCGGCGAGCCGAACAGATGTTCCGTCCCAGCCACATCGGCAAAGGCTTCGTCGATAGAGATGCGCTCGACGAGCGGCGTGTAATCGTCGAGGATTTTCATCGCAGCGTCGCCGAGCCGCTGATACTCCCCGAAGTGGCCGCCGACGAATATCAACTGCGGGCAGAGTTCCTTCGCCTTGCGCCCCGGCATGCCGCCATAAACACCGAACCGCTTGGCTTCGTAAGACGCCGCCAGCACGACGCCGCCACCGACCGCGATCGGCTTGCCGCGCAGGCCAGGGTCCAGCAATTGCTCGACCGAGGCATAGAATGCGTCGAGGTCAGCATGAAGGATTGTCGCCGCATCCACGATTTCACCTTGTTGACGAATAGAACATAAAGGGAACAAATACGCCGGGGAGTCAAGGTCGGTCACAACCGGATTCACCGTCATGTGGTCCGTTACGGTCGGCTTGTTTTTGGCATGGTGCCGTCGTGTCCAAAAAGTGAAAACGGAGAAAACCCTTCCGTAACACCACGTTAAGTGAAGTTACTTAGGGTATGCCGGCTCATCTTTACTGGCGGCGTTCCCTTGTTCTCAGTAGTCGATTTCTTTTTTGTCGGGCACGACTTCCGCTTCGTTGCCATGGCCGCTGTCGTGTGCCTCATCTCCTCCTATGCCTGCATGAGCCTTGTGCGGCATGGACGCCGCACCGAAGGGGGCATGCGCACCTTGTGGAACGCGGTGGCGGCGGTAGCTGTGGGCTTCGGCATCTGGGCCACGCATTTCCTTGCGGTGCTGGCCTTTCGGCCCGGCTTCGATTTCGCCTACGACATCGCGCTAACCGCCGTCTCGCTGGGCTTAGCCATCGCTGTCTGTGCCCTCGGCATTGCCATGGCCATGCACGGTACCGGCAAGAAGGACCACTTTCTTGGCGGCGCGGTGGTGGGTATCGCGATTTCGACCATGCACTATACCGGCATTGCCGCGCTGGTGATGGGCGGCAGCATTGGTTGGGATAGCGGCATGGTCGCCATCTCGATCATCGCCGGCATGATCCTTGGTGGCATCTCTTTCGTGACCGCCATGTCGGGAGGCTGGAAGAACCTGGCGCTGGGCACAGCGCTGCTGACGGCGGCGATCTGTGCGATGCACTTCACGGCCATGGGTGCGGCCGACTTCTCGATGTGCTTCCCGCTGACCGCCAACGGCAACCTGGCCGGCGGCTGGATTGCTGCAGCCGTTGCGTTCGTTTCGCTACTGATCCTCGCCGCAGCGTTCGGCAGCGTGCTGCTCGACGAGGCCGACCGTCGTCGCACGGCGCGCGAACGCGAGCGCGAGAAGGCTGATGCCGAGAGGCTCAGCGAGGTCACCGGCCGACTGGAACTGGCAATGCGTCACATGGCGCAAGGCCTCAGCCTCTATGACAGCCATGGCGTGCTGCGCCTGCACAACAAGCGACTGCCCCTTCTGCTCGGGCTCGACCCGGAAACCGACCTGACGGGCAAGACCTTCCGCGAGGTCTGCCGGCTGGCCATCATCGGCCCGGGCCCTGCGCCCGCCAATGTCGAAGACCTTGCCGATCGCGTCGTCGCCCAGCACCAGCCGCTTATCCACGGCGCGGGCGGCGATGTCGTGCACACCTTCGCCAATGACCGCTCGGTGCGCGTCACCCACAATCCGATCGGCGATGGCTCTTGGGTGGCCACCATCGACGACATTACCGAGCGGCGGCGATCGGAGGAAGCGATTGCCCACCTGGCGCGCCATGACAGCCTGACCGGATTGCCGAACCGCGCGCTGTTCAACGAACGCTTTGAGGCGGCTCTCAACGAAGCCGATGCCGGCGACAACAATCTGGCCGTCATCGCCATCGATCTCGACCGGTTCAAGGAAATCAACGATACCTATGGCCACGCCGCAGGCGACGGCGTGCTGCAGGCTCTCGCCAACCGCCTTACCGAGGGACTAAAGGATGGCGAAGTCGTCGCCCGGCTCGGCGGCGATGAGTTCGGCGCGCTTAAATCCTTCACCTCGATGGATAACCTGCGCGACTTTCTCGCGCGCATCGAAGCGGCCCTATTTGGTCGCGTTGCCATCGACGGCACCGAACTCAGCACTGCGGGCAGCATTGGCGTCGCCATCTATCCCGACGACGGCGCGGACCGCTCCAAACTCATGAGCAATGCCGACCTGGCCATGTATCGGGCCAAGGCCGAGTTCGACCGGCGCATCTGCTACTATGAAAGAGAGATGGACGAACACGCCCGGCAACGCCGAGACATGGCCAAGGACATCTGGGCCGCGTTGGAAATGGACGCCTTCTACCTTGTCTACCAGGTGCAGAAATCCGTCGCGACCGGCGAAATCACCGGCTACGAGGTGTTGCTGCGCTGGGACAGGCCCGGCTATGGCAATGTCTCGCCCGCCGACTTCATCCCGGTGGCCGAGGAATGCGGGGCCATTGGCGCCATCGGCAACTGGGTTCTCCGCATGGCCTGCCTCGATGCCGCGTCCTGGCCCGAACCCTACAAGATCGCCGTCAACGTATCGGGTTTGCAACTGGCACAGGTCGAGCTGATCGACACCGTGCGCAATGCGCTGATCCGCTCCGGACTGGCCCCGGCGCGGCTTGAGCTGGAAGTCACCGAGACGGCCATCATCGCCGACAAGAAGCGGGCGCTGCACATCCTGCGGCAAATCAAGGCTATCGGCGTGTCGATTGCCATCGACGATTTTGGCACCGGCTATTCCTCGCTCGAAACGCTGCGCAGCTTCCCCTTCGACAAGATCAAGCTCGATCGCTCGTTCATGACCGAAGTGGAGGTGAACGACCAGTCCAAGGCCATCGTGCGCGCCATTCTGGCCCTGGGGCGCAGCCTCAGCGTGCCGGTATTGGCGGAGGGTGTGGAGACCAGCGCTCAGCTCGACGTGCTGCGCATCGAGGGGTGTAACGAAGCGCAGGGCTTCCTGCTCGGGCGGCCGGGCCACATCGACTGGGCCGACACGCTCGAACCGTTGCTGGTCAACGCCCGCTAGGGCATCAACTGACCGCCATTGACCTCGATGACCTGGCCGATGAGATAGCCGGAGAGAGCTTCGGAGGCGAGGAAGAGGTAGGCGCCGACGCAATCCTCGGCCGTGCCGACGCGCCCCTGCGGAATGGTCGCCAGCATTGCCTTCATCTGCGCCTCGGTCGAATAGCGCTCGTGGAACGGCGTATCGATGACACCCGGTGCGACCGCGTTGACGCGGATGCCGAAGCCGATCAGCTCCTTGGCCATGCCACGCGTGATGTTCGACACCAGCGCCTTGGATGATCCATAGAGCCCGGCGCCATTGCCCGCCCCGTTGCGGGCGGCGATGGAGCTGGTGTTGATGATGAACCCGCCCTGGCGCTTGAGATGCGGGATTGCCGCGCGCGAGGCGGCGACGACCGAACGGCCGTTGAGATCCATCACCTGGTCGTAATAGGCGTCGTCCATATCCGCATAGGCCATGCGTCCAACCATGCCGCCGGCATTGTTGATGAGGCCATCGAGCCGGCCGAACGAGGCTGCCGTTTCCTCGACCGCGCGGGCGATCTCGTATGACTTGGTGGCGTCGGCGCGGACCAGCACGGCCTTGCCGCCGGCCGCGGCGATTGCGCGCACCACTGCATCGGCAGCGTCCTTGCTGGCGTTGTAATGCACGCCCACCGAAGCGCCTTGCGCGGCGAAGGCTTGGGCCAGAGCCGCACCTATGCCGGTAGAGGCCCCCGTGATCAACAGCGCTTTTCCGGACAGGTCAGGTATGCGGAGCGTTGTCATGAAATTGTCGTGATGTTGTTTGAACTGGCCGAGCCTATCACCTGCCAGGCCTTCGAAACACCCGTTTTGACGGTCGAAACAAGGGGTTGGGGCATGTTTGAGCCATTCGCTCAGCGCATGGCAACTATGCAACAACTTTTCTGACTATGCGGCGTTCGGGATTTGCCGACAGAGCTATTTATGAATCCGACCCTAGGTAAACTTGTGAAGCGTCACACCGAAAGCCTGCCGAACCGTCGCGCCGTACTCTTCGGAGCCGGCGCCGCGATTGCTCTGATCTCCACCACTTCGCTGACCTCCTTCGCGTTCGCCCAAGGCGAGCCGGTTGAAGCGCTGCCTTTCGACTTCGACAGTTTCACCGCCCGCATGAAGGATCTGGCTGGTACGGCCTATGAGCCGGTGACCTTCACCCTGCCGGAAAGCTTCAACGGCCTCGACTACGATGCCTATCGCCGCATCCAGTTCCGGCCCGACCATGGTGTGTGGGCCGCGCTGGGCATCGGCTATCAGGTGCATGCTTTCCATCCGGGCTGGCTGTTCAAGGAGCCGGTCAAGCTATTCGAGATCAAGGACGGGCTCGCCGAGCCGGTGATCTTCGGTTCCGCCGATTTCGACTATCACGACGCTGCGGTCGAAGAAGCCGTTGCCGGCGAGGTTTTCCCCGGCGTTGCGGGCCTGCGCATCAACTATCCGCTCAATAGCCCCGACAAGGTCGACGAGCTGGTGACGTTCCTCGGCGCGAGCTACTTCCGCGCTCTTGGCCGTGACAATGTCTACGGCCTCAGCGCCCGCGGACTGTTGATGAACTCGTGGCTCGATATTCCCGAGGAATTCCCGCGCTTCTCCGAATTCTACGTCGAGCGGCCATCGGTCGCCGGCGGACCGTTGGTGGTTTATGCGGCGCTTGAAAGCGCCAGCGTCACCGGCGCCTATCGTTTCGTCATCACTCCGGCCAGCAATGCTGCGCAGGAAACGGTGATGGATGTGACGGCGCGGCTCAATTTCCGCAGCGACGTCAAGGAGCTGGGTATCGCCCCGCTGACCTCAATGTTCCTGTTTGCCGATGCAAACCGGGCCGGTTTCGACGATTACCGGCCGCAGGTGCATGATAGCAACGGTCTGCTGATCGAGCGGGAAACCGGCGAGATCATGTGGCGGGCGCTCAACAATTCCCCGGCGCTGGGCAATTCTTACCTTTGGGAAAACAACCCCAAGGCGTTCGGGCTCTACCAGCGCGGCCGCGACTTCGAGACCTACCAGGATGCCGGCGCGCATTACGAACGCCGTCCGTCGCTGCGGGTGGAACCGGCAGGCAATTGGGGCCAGGGTTCGGTCAGGTTGATCGAGATTCCCGCCAAGCTGGAAGCCGACGACAATATCGGGGCCTTCTGGATCCCCGCGGAACCGGCGCTTGCCGGGCAATCTCGCGAATTCGGTTACCGCCTGATCTGGGGTGACCTTAATCCGGAAATCAATTCGGACTTGGCTTACGTGGCCGAAACCCGGTCAGGGCAGGGGGGCGTCTCGGGTGTCGAGAACGCCGTCAGCCTGCGCAAGTTCGTGGTCGACTTCGCCGGCGCTGCGCTGGCGGATATTTCTGCGGAGACGCCGCCAGATGTGGTGGCAACTGTTTCCGGCGGGGTGGCGCAACATACCGCGCTTTCGCGCATTGATGCCAACGGGGCGTGGCGTCTGGTCTTCGACGTGGAGACCGATGGCACGGCACCGCTCGAGCTCAGGGCTTACCTGGTCGGGTCGGGTCGTCAGCTAACCGAAACCTGGCTCTATCAGTGGAGACCCGCAGCATGAAGTACGACAGTCGATTTCCTCTTGCCGGCGCTCTGCCCGATGCTCCGCTGGCCATGCCCAAGCAGCGGCTGGAATTGCAGCGGCGGTCTCTTTTTGACGCGCTCCGGGATGTATTCTCGGTCTTTGCTACGCGATAGCAAAGCGCACCACAGTACATGCAACGTCCGACTTTCATCCGCATCGTCGCCCTGCTGACCGCCGCTGCTCTTAGCGGGCTGGGCGGCTACTTCTTCCTTCGCTT
Encoded proteins:
- the phnE gene encoding phosphonate ABC transporter, permease protein PhnE, with amino-acid sequence MADIAHSELSPAGQTLLQHYRGQVLTRRIYSVLIVVGVIVALGLAMSYANAANSGKFFERLPFMFDFIKNFVPNDPFEIFRAMLDIESPYYDGSQKFDYTSERFYLTDRLYIPNYIYQLVITVNIAIVSTIIGGSLAFCLCFFAATNLVGAGAVRWIMRRIMEVMRAFPEIVIAGLLTAILSIGPIAAIAAVSLHTIGALGKLFFEVVENADMKPDEGLRSVGATWLERVRFAIVPQVMPNFVSYALLRMEINVRASTIIGAVGGGGIGEAFRMSIGRDHAAKTYAIIILLLVTIIVIDQFSGWLRTRLVGRQSFELARGAA
- the phnE gene encoding phosphonate ABC transporter, permease protein PhnE, whose translation is MSISVAERNRLHAKYPEVFRQNVFQRWGLPLGLGAAALYLVFCWFFFNVGPAIQNGKWDRAAIYLQDWFSWRATPRLRFGEDGTITPQWSSRGQYPKDATIDWLVPNADGSMTVTFGGDDRLDITTSEVNVTVDGQTYPVAITPDAALASADAAGAIVQDGQKVLVDYGFAGQAEIRDNQVYVQRRFLGWANFLYDPTSPLWGNDLFSSIGLMFSGDRVNPDMSNAQFVLHQWLNNQAWQHGDILTKLLQTLVMAFVGTLFATLLAFPLAFIAARNITPNRPANWLMKRFFDFIRSVDMLIWALFFTRGFGPGPIPGIAAIFFTDTGALGKVYAEALENVDDKQREGMKSVGASPAAVNRYGVVPQVLPVFVSQSLYFWESNTRSATVIGAVGAGGIGLKLLEAMGTNSDWDKVAYMVLLILGVVFVFDNISNAIRSRLIGPAAH
- the dinB gene encoding DNA polymerase IV, producing MVDAATILHADLDAFYASVEQLLDPGLRGKPIAVGGGVVLAASYEAKRFGVYGGMPGRKAKELCPQLIFVGGHFGEYQRLGDAAMKILDDYTPLVERISIDEAFADVAGTEHLFGSPETIAIAIRRRVRDELGLPISVGVARTKHLAKIGSQVAKPDGMVVIDPARELEFLHELPVELMWGVGPVTKAKLAEEGVVTIGQLAQTTGGSLERLLGHAAGEKLFALAWNRDPRAIVTDHRARSAGAQSALGRRPFREQVFRPTLRLLADRIGSRLRGKEWSGRTITTRVRFADMRAVTRAMTLGAPISATTTIAEVAEELVRGVRQEFPHERDISLLAISVSHLVPDRAMQFEFTLGGAEDARRPGTRTGAARRQADGAMDKVRNRFGWDAIGYGSVILEAPRSVPDAFRELAEKQL
- a CDS encoding EAL domain-containing protein; this encodes MFSVVDFFFVGHDFRFVAMAAVVCLISSYACMSLVRHGRRTEGGMRTLWNAVAAVAVGFGIWATHFLAVLAFRPGFDFAYDIALTAVSLGLAIAVCALGIAMAMHGTGKKDHFLGGAVVGIAISTMHYTGIAALVMGGSIGWDSGMVAISIIAGMILGGISFVTAMSGGWKNLALGTALLTAAICAMHFTAMGAADFSMCFPLTANGNLAGGWIAAAVAFVSLLILAAAFGSVLLDEADRRRTAREREREKADAERLSEVTGRLELAMRHMAQGLSLYDSHGVLRLHNKRLPLLLGLDPETDLTGKTFREVCRLAIIGPGPAPANVEDLADRVVAQHQPLIHGAGGDVVHTFANDRSVRVTHNPIGDGSWVATIDDITERRRSEEAIAHLARHDSLTGLPNRALFNERFEAALNEADAGDNNLAVIAIDLDRFKEINDTYGHAAGDGVLQALANRLTEGLKDGEVVARLGGDEFGALKSFTSMDNLRDFLARIEAALFGRVAIDGTELSTAGSIGVAIYPDDGADRSKLMSNADLAMYRAKAEFDRRICYYEREMDEHARQRRDMAKDIWAALEMDAFYLVYQVQKSVATGEITGYEVLLRWDRPGYGNVSPADFIPVAEECGAIGAIGNWVLRMACLDAASWPEPYKIAVNVSGLQLAQVELIDTVRNALIRSGLAPARLELEVTETAIIADKKRALHILRQIKAIGVSIAIDDFGTGYSSLETLRSFPFDKIKLDRSFMTEVEVNDQSKAIVRAILALGRSLSVPVLAEGVETSAQLDVLRIEGCNEAQGFLLGRPGHIDWADTLEPLLVNAR
- a CDS encoding SDR family NAD(P)-dependent oxidoreductase; translation: MTTLRIPDLSGKALLITGASTGIGAALAQAFAAQGASVGVHYNASKDAADAVVRAIAAAGGKAVLVRADATKSYEIARAVEETAASFGRLDGLINNAGGMVGRMAYADMDDAYYDQVMDLNGRSVVAASRAAIPHLKRQGGFIINTSSIAARNGAGNGAGLYGSSKALVSNITRGMAKELIGFGIRVNAVAPGVIDTPFHERYSTEAQMKAMLATIPQGRVGTAEDCVGAYLFLASEALSGYLIGQVIEVNGGQLMP
- a CDS encoding glucan biosynthesis protein, whose amino-acid sequence is MKRHTESLPNRRAVLFGAGAAIALISTTSLTSFAFAQGEPVEALPFDFDSFTARMKDLAGTAYEPVTFTLPESFNGLDYDAYRRIQFRPDHGVWAALGIGYQVHAFHPGWLFKEPVKLFEIKDGLAEPVIFGSADFDYHDAAVEEAVAGEVFPGVAGLRINYPLNSPDKVDELVTFLGASYFRALGRDNVYGLSARGLLMNSWLDIPEEFPRFSEFYVERPSVAGGPLVVYAALESASVTGAYRFVITPASNAAQETVMDVTARLNFRSDVKELGIAPLTSMFLFADANRAGFDDYRPQVHDSNGLLIERETGEIMWRALNNSPALGNSYLWENNPKAFGLYQRGRDFETYQDAGAHYERRPSLRVEPAGNWGQGSVRLIEIPAKLEADDNIGAFWIPAEPALAGQSREFGYRLIWGDLNPEINSDLAYVAETRSGQGGVSGVENAVSLRKFVVDFAGAALADISAETPPDVVATVSGGVAQHTALSRIDANGAWRLVFDVETDGTAPLELRAYLVGSGRQLTETWLYQWRPAA